The Ziziphus jujuba cultivar Dongzao chromosome 1, ASM3175591v1 genome segment taaagtaTAAGCAGTTGAAAGTCATGGAGACAAATGGGCATAAATACTCATGTAGAGAACTATTATAGCGGGTAACATAAAACATGCTACAGGGGAAAAGATATTATGCCATCAACCTCTCATGCAAACCGTCATAACAATAGCAATCCATGAAGTGACTTTAACAAGTGAAAAGGACACTGAAAACTGGACCATATATCCTCACTTAAAAACTTTTAAGCTCCACAAGTATCATTAATCATTTAGGTATCCATACCAGATAAAGTAGAAGAATTTGATTCTTTTGGTGCATAAGAGACAAGAGGTATGCTGGTTAGAGTCACTTTAACATGCTCATTGTCGTTATCAGCTTTAAGGTCAAATACAACATCAGGTCCTTTATTTGGCTTATCTTCATTTTCATTCTCACCGCAAGCTTCATTGGTATCGCTATCCACATCCTCATCCAAGCAAGGGTCACTCAATCCCAGTATGGAGTTTTGAAAAGCATTGAGCTTATCAACCAATTCAGGATGAATTGCCAATGGAAGTGAAATGAAATGAGAATAATCAAGATTTGGGCTTTTGACTGCCTGTATTCAGCAAGAAAATGGAATATAACATCAATTATGTGTTTAATAATATGTGCATGTGAACAAGGAAAACAAGAAATGGTAAAGAATATACTCCTCAtcaagaagttaaaaaaaagaaaaagggacaCATTCAAATGCATGCAACTGGCATAAAATTctgtagttaaaaataaaggatGAAATGGAAATACCCTCACATGTTTCTAAATCAAAAGAACAGGAAACTGACCTCATCAATTACGGTTTGGATCTTTGCTGAAGCTTTAGTTACACTATCAATTGAAATACCTTCGATGACTATAAAAGATTACCACGTGAATATAATCAAACAAAGGATATTTACTTCACaattatgaaataaatttaacaagATAAGAGATCCAAACGATGCATTTGTGCagaaaccagaaacaaaacaacCATGAAATTGAACCTGACAACTTACCAATTGAATCCTCCATCTTTGATGATGGAAATATTATCCTAACTCCCATCTCGTCTTCAATATTTTTCTGTGTAGATCCCCTGAGAGACAAAAATTACAATTAGATTCAATAATCAACTTAGCATGCATTTTCAACTCTAAATATCCACAAGCTGCACTTTCATACCCTTTTCCCTTGATAAATCGAAGTAATGAAGCACCTACCTgcaaatcaaagaaagaaattaaaggaGCTGGCTATTTGAACATTCTATGAAAAAGTGCGAACCCAAGAAGTAAAGTGATGTTTTTTCTCCTGTTTTGCATAAAATGTTACTACAACTCACATTTAGAAATGAATGGCTGGCTTTTTAAAAGTGAAAAGGATAAATCCATTaagaagataaataataattccaaACAGAAGAAAACGTTCCATAAGATCAAGATACTATAGCAAGCAACAAAAGATGTAATATGCCAATTGCCTTTTTAAGGTCCATGTCTAGTAGGTGTTAACCTCCCTCAAAAAGTTCACGAAAAACCCTACGCCCTGATAATATATGACTTCTATTGCTTGTCTAGTCACATTCACTTGAAGTCGAGAAGCAGTAGCAAGGAAAATGGGATGATGAAAAGGTATTGGAAACTTCAGGTAGTAATATGTAGGCCAAATCAAAGATGTTGACAAAATGAAATCTTGCCTCAACTGAAATAGAATGCTTTGCAGTAGAAACCTCTGATTCTTCTCCTAAAACTCTATCTTCTACATTACCCTGCAATGCACCTGAACTTGTACTTGAATCTGCTACTTCAACCATTGGTTTAGCTATCTCTGTCAAATTTTGCTGAATTGAAACGCAGGTAGATGTGCTATCTTGCATTTCTTGCTCTTGACTTTCTTCTTCTGATGCAATTTTCACATCCTTTACTGATTCTGCAAATTCACAGCATACATTCTTTCAAGTGATAATGAAACATTAAGGTAACTGAACCATCAAAATATCCTTATCTCATGCGTATATTTATTAAGTTATTATACCATTCTCAAACAGACTGATCAATGCGTTAAAAAAAGCTGAACATAATGTAGGAGTTATTAAACTAAGTTTCAGAATAATGATATGGTGCCGCATATCTCAGGATAAGCTAAGAGGAAAGCTACTGCATTCAAAGCACCAGGcgatttgacaaaaaaaataatgacatatTCTTATTCTGCTTATGCTATTGGCACAAAGATACCAACCTTCAAAGGAACTGGCTTGAGTAACGACTGGTCTCCAAACCGGAATAGTTGTTTTGAGCTTTTTGTTCCCCTCCCCAACCTTCTGCTTATCCTTTCTACCACCCATTATAACCTTGTAGCTCAAACCATGGGAAGTTTGATATCCCTGTTGCAGAAGTTGATATCACAAaagttgaaccaaaaaaaaaaaaaaaaaaaacctttctaATTTGTCTAAAATTTCAGTTCTCCTTCTAATAACAACATATGTTTCAAAacgtttaaatttattttctttcatttgtctCCGCTAGTATGAATTTTAGGTCCAGCAGTCCAATCCAACAAAAATTTCCCCGCCAAGcagtaacaaaataaattaatttattactacCAATACAAAAATAAGTTCTAACCTGAAAGTTAGTTACTGGCTTCAATGCAAAATAAGAATTCGTTAATTTCAGAATGCGGTCCACTCTGCCACTGTAGCATAGAAAATCACAAAAAAGCACTTCTTCCAaaaaatttgggaaaaaaaaaaaaaaaaaaacttgctttGGATAACTTTTC includes the following:
- the LOC107404348 gene encoding uncharacterized protein LOC107404348 isoform X2 codes for the protein MGGRKDKQKVGEGNKKLKTTIPVWRPVVTQASSFEESVKDVKIASEEESQEQEMQDSTSTCVSIQQNLTEIAKPMVEVADSSTSSGALQGNVEDRVLGEESEVSTAKHSISVEVGASLLRFIKGKGGSTQKNIEDEMGVRIIFPSSKMEDSIVIEGISIDSVTKASAKIQTVIDEAVKSPNLDYSHFISLPLAIHPELVDKLNAFQNSILGLSDPCLDEDVDSDTNEACGENENEDKPNKGPDVVFDLKADNDNEHVKVTLTSIPLVSYAPKESNSSTLSDLGIDKSIFIKPKTFHLTVLMLKLWNKDRVRAAAEVLQSISTKVMDALDNRPVSIRLKGLDTMRGSLAKALVVYAPVEEIGSEGRLLRACQIIIDAYVEAGLVLEKDANQKLKLHATVINARHRKRKIWKRKVDSFDARSIFKQYGSEEWGDYVIREAHLSQRFVFDENGYYHCCASIPFPENVQED
- the LOC107404348 gene encoding uncharacterized protein LOC107404348 isoform X1 gives rise to the protein MIACRSLYSGRVDRILKLTNSYFALKPVTNFQGYQTSHGLSYKVIMGGRKDKQKVGEGNKKLKTTIPVWRPVVTQASSFEESVKDVKIASEEESQEQEMQDSTSTCVSIQQNLTEIAKPMVEVADSSTSSGALQGNVEDRVLGEESEVSTAKHSISVEVGASLLRFIKGKGGSTQKNIEDEMGVRIIFPSSKMEDSIVIEGISIDSVTKASAKIQTVIDEAVKSPNLDYSHFISLPLAIHPELVDKLNAFQNSILGLSDPCLDEDVDSDTNEACGENENEDKPNKGPDVVFDLKADNDNEHVKVTLTSIPLVSYAPKESNSSTLSDLGIDKSIFIKPKTFHLTVLMLKLWNKDRVRAAAEVLQSISTKVMDALDNRPVSIRLKGLDTMRGSLAKALVVYAPVEEIGSEGRLLRACQIIIDAYVEAGLVLEKDANQKLKLHATVINARHRKRKIWKRKVDSFDARSIFKQYGSEEWGDYVIREAHLSQRFVFDENGYYHCCASIPFPENVQED